A stretch of the Aquipuribacter sp. SD81 genome encodes the following:
- a CDS encoding polyphenol oxidase family protein → MTVPSAGPVLREDARAGRVRLVVTGDVDLGSSDTGAGRAAVTDALGVAPERLLLPRQVHGDRVVRVRDPWPGPPPEADGVLVVGDDLAAPLAVGVRAADCMPLLLADPGAGIAAAVHVGREGLRLGVARRAVRALRAAGARDLLARAGPTVCGACYEVPDALRAQVAAAEPAAAGVTRAGTPAVDVVAGVRAQLAAPLDETLDGPPVELDTRWAVCTLEDTSLASHRRDGTSRRHAALVVVDPA, encoded by the coding sequence ATGACGGTGCCGTCGGCCGGTCCCGTGCTCCGCGAGGACGCACGGGCCGGCCGCGTCCGTCTCGTCGTCACCGGCGACGTCGACCTCGGCTCGTCCGACACCGGGGCCGGGCGCGCCGCCGTCACCGACGCCCTCGGCGTCGCGCCGGAGCGCCTGCTGCTCCCGCGCCAGGTGCACGGCGACCGGGTGGTCCGGGTGCGGGACCCGTGGCCGGGCCCGCCGCCGGAGGCGGACGGCGTGCTCGTGGTCGGCGACGACCTCGCCGCCCCGCTCGCGGTCGGGGTGCGCGCCGCGGACTGCATGCCCCTGCTGCTCGCCGACCCCGGTGCCGGCATCGCCGCCGCCGTCCACGTCGGCCGCGAGGGGCTCCGCCTCGGGGTCGCCCGGCGTGCCGTGCGGGCGCTGCGCGCCGCGGGCGCCCGCGACCTGCTCGCCCGGGCGGGACCCACGGTGTGCGGCGCCTGCTACGAGGTCCCCGACGCGCTGCGGGCGCAGGTCGCGGCCGCGGAGCCCGCGGCGGCCGGCGTGACGCGGGCGGGGACGCCCGCGGTCGACGTCGTCGCGGGGGTGCGCGCGCAGCTGGCCGCGCCGCTCGACGAGACGCTCGACGGCCCGCCCGTCGAGCTCGACACCCGGTGGGCGGTGTGCACCCTGGAGGACACCTCGCTCGCGAGCCACCGGCGCGACGGCACCTCGCGCCGCCACGCGGCGCTCGTCGTGGTGGACCCCGCGTGA
- a CDS encoding cell division protein FtsQ/DivIB, whose product MTSLAERAGAARRASVRARAGGLVVLLLVLAALAGAGAWAWRAGHLDTRQVLVTGTVRVPVEQVQAAAAGALGTPLLAVDTGAIAREVATDPLVLDVAVQRRWPRTLEVVVTEREAVAAVPAPGGYEVVDEEGVVLAERPDLPEDVPLLRVDVERDGADTLRAAKAVLAGLPLEMQARTTSVSATSPADVRLVLDGVEVRWGTPERTARKVEVLSGLMSSVEASVYDVSSPAAPAVIP is encoded by the coding sequence GTGACCTCCCTCGCCGAGCGGGCCGGTGCGGCCCGCCGGGCGTCCGTGCGCGCCCGCGCGGGCGGGCTCGTCGTGCTCCTGCTCGTGCTCGCCGCGCTGGCCGGCGCCGGCGCGTGGGCGTGGCGGGCGGGGCACCTCGACACGCGCCAGGTGCTCGTGACCGGGACGGTCCGCGTGCCCGTCGAGCAGGTGCAGGCCGCGGCCGCCGGCGCCCTCGGCACGCCGCTGCTCGCGGTCGACACCGGCGCCATCGCGCGCGAGGTGGCGACGGACCCGCTCGTGCTCGACGTCGCGGTGCAGCGCCGGTGGCCGCGGACCCTCGAGGTCGTCGTCACCGAGCGAGAGGCCGTGGCGGCCGTGCCCGCGCCGGGCGGCTACGAGGTCGTCGACGAGGAGGGCGTCGTGCTCGCCGAGCGGCCCGACCTGCCCGAGGACGTGCCGCTGCTGCGCGTGGACGTCGAGCGCGACGGCGCCGACACGCTGCGCGCGGCGAAGGCGGTCCTCGCGGGGCTGCCGCTGGAGATGCAGGCGCGCACGACGAGCGTGTCGGCGACCTCGCCCGCCGACGTGCGCCTCGTGCTCGACGGCGTCGAGGTGCGCTGGGGCACCCCCGAGCGCACCGCCCGCAAGGTCGAGGTGCTGTCCGGCCTCATGTCGTCGGTCGAGGCGAGCGTGTACGACGTCTCCTCGCCGGCCGCCCCCGCCGTCATCCCCTGA
- the murG gene encoding undecaprenyldiphospho-muramoylpentapeptide beta-N-acetylglucosaminyltransferase, with protein MSVSVVLAGGGTTGHVAPLLATAEALGRRAPGTRLTVLGTAEGLEARLVPAAGLELRHLPRVPLPRRPGPDLLRLPGRLAGAVRRVRRVLREVDADVVVGFGGYVATPAYLGARRSRVPYVVHEQNALPGLANRLGARWTPWVATTFPGTPLPGARTVGMPLRSAITSLDRAALRAEGRAAFGLHPDLPTLLVTGGSLGAQRLNETVPAAAAELAAAGLQVLHVSGRGKHVPLPPGAPADAEPDGDRPRYVVVDYVDRMDLAYAAADAVVCRAGAGTVCELAALGLPAAYVPLPVGNGEQRLNAEPLVAAGGGLLVDDDQLTPQWVTTTLLPVLRDPAQLRDMAAAARAFGSLEAADRLADLVLDAAQEAS; from the coding sequence GTGAGCGTCTCGGTCGTGCTCGCCGGCGGCGGCACCACCGGCCACGTCGCGCCCCTGCTCGCGACCGCGGAGGCGCTCGGGCGCCGCGCCCCCGGCACGCGGCTCACCGTCCTCGGCACCGCGGAGGGCCTCGAGGCGCGTCTCGTGCCCGCCGCCGGCCTCGAGCTGCGCCACCTGCCGCGCGTGCCGCTGCCGCGCCGGCCGGGGCCGGACCTCCTGCGCCTGCCCGGCCGGCTCGCGGGCGCCGTCCGCCGCGTCCGCCGGGTCCTGCGCGAGGTCGACGCCGACGTCGTCGTCGGCTTCGGCGGCTACGTGGCGACGCCGGCCTACCTCGGCGCGCGCCGCTCCCGCGTCCCCTACGTCGTGCACGAGCAGAACGCGCTGCCGGGGCTCGCGAACCGGCTCGGCGCCCGGTGGACCCCGTGGGTCGCGACGACGTTCCCCGGCACGCCCCTGCCGGGCGCCCGGACGGTCGGCATGCCGCTGCGCTCGGCCATCACGTCGCTGGACCGGGCCGCGCTGCGCGCGGAGGGGCGCGCGGCCTTCGGGCTTCACCCCGACCTGCCGACGCTGCTGGTGACGGGCGGGTCGCTCGGCGCCCAGCGGCTCAACGAGACCGTCCCGGCCGCCGCGGCCGAGCTCGCCGCCGCCGGGCTGCAGGTGCTGCACGTGTCCGGGCGCGGCAAGCACGTGCCGCTGCCGCCGGGCGCGCCCGCGGACGCCGAGCCCGACGGGGACCGGCCCCGCTACGTCGTCGTCGACTACGTCGACCGCATGGACCTCGCCTACGCCGCCGCCGACGCGGTGGTGTGCCGCGCCGGGGCCGGCACGGTCTGCGAGCTCGCCGCGCTCGGGCTCCCTGCGGCGTACGTGCCGCTCCCGGTCGGCAACGGCGAGCAGCGCCTCAACGCCGAGCCGCTCGTCGCGGCCGGCGGCGGGCTGCTCGTCGACGACGACCAGCTCACACCGCAGTGGGTGACGACCACCCTGCTGCCGGTGCTCCGCGACCCGGCGCAGTTGCGCGACATGGCGGCCGCCGCGCGCGCCTTCGGCTCGCTGGAGGCGGCCGACCGCCTCGCCGACCTCGTCCTCGACGCCGCCCAGGAGGCCTCGTGA
- the murC gene encoding UDP-N-acetylmuramate--L-alanine ligase: MTPTSPVSGEDLLRLLRTGPVHVVAAGGAGMSGIVRLLLDDGVPVTGSDARDSATLRSLAGRGATVHVGHDAGHVAGAALVVVSTAVRPDNPEVRAAEAAGVPVVHRSTALAGLMHGARVVAVAGTHGKTTTTSMLTVAARAAGLDPSYAIGGDLVVDGVNARRGADPVFVAEADESDGSFLAYRPDVALVTNVEADHLDHYGDAEAVHAAFGRFAERVQPGGLLVVGADDRGSRALARSLGGGAGAAVSGADEVDGGRRVVTVGEAPDADVRVVVDPKAELGEGELVAARLIASEQTVPGAGDRELRLRVPGRHNVVDAAMAYTAAVAGLGLDPAEVVAGLQGFSGARRRFEPVGEAAGVRVVDDYAHHPTEVAATIAAARSVAGRGKVHVLFQPHLYSRTRLFADGFATALQDAATVVVLDVYGAREEPEPGVSGDLVASRVDGGRFEPDREEAVAAVARAARRGDLVLTLGAGDVTELGPLVVEALRRRQA; the protein is encoded by the coding sequence GTGACCCCAACCAGCCCCGTGAGCGGGGAGGACCTGCTGCGCCTGCTCCGCACCGGCCCGGTGCACGTCGTGGCCGCGGGCGGCGCCGGCATGAGCGGCATCGTCCGCCTGCTGCTCGACGACGGGGTGCCCGTGACGGGCTCCGACGCCCGCGACTCCGCCACGCTGCGCTCCCTCGCCGGGCGCGGCGCGACGGTGCACGTCGGCCACGACGCCGGCCACGTCGCCGGCGCCGCGCTCGTCGTGGTGTCGACCGCGGTCCGCCCCGACAACCCGGAGGTGCGGGCGGCCGAGGCGGCCGGCGTGCCCGTCGTGCACCGCTCGACGGCGCTCGCGGGCCTCATGCACGGTGCGCGCGTGGTCGCGGTCGCCGGCACCCACGGCAAGACGACGACGACGTCGATGCTCACCGTCGCCGCCCGCGCCGCCGGGCTCGACCCGTCGTACGCGATCGGCGGCGACCTCGTCGTCGACGGCGTCAACGCCCGCCGGGGCGCCGACCCCGTCTTCGTCGCCGAGGCCGACGAGTCCGACGGGTCCTTCCTCGCATACCGCCCCGACGTCGCCCTCGTCACCAACGTCGAGGCCGACCACCTCGACCACTACGGCGACGCCGAGGCGGTCCACGCGGCCTTCGGCCGCTTCGCCGAGCGCGTGCAGCCCGGCGGGCTGCTCGTCGTCGGGGCCGACGACCGCGGCTCCCGGGCGCTCGCGCGGTCCCTCGGCGGGGGAGCGGGCGCGGCGGTCTCCGGCGCCGACGAGGTCGACGGCGGCCGCCGGGTCGTCACCGTCGGGGAGGCGCCCGACGCCGACGTGCGCGTCGTCGTCGACCCGAAGGCCGAGCTCGGCGAGGGCGAGCTCGTCGCCGCCCGGCTCATCGCCTCGGAGCAGACCGTGCCGGGCGCGGGCGACCGGGAGCTGCGCCTGCGGGTCCCCGGCCGGCACAACGTCGTCGACGCCGCGATGGCGTACACGGCCGCGGTCGCCGGCCTCGGCCTGGACCCCGCCGAGGTCGTCGCCGGGCTGCAGGGCTTCAGCGGGGCGCGGCGGCGCTTCGAGCCCGTCGGCGAGGCCGCAGGGGTGCGGGTGGTCGACGACTACGCCCACCACCCGACCGAGGTCGCCGCGACCATCGCGGCGGCCCGGTCCGTCGCCGGGCGCGGCAAGGTGCACGTGCTGTTCCAGCCGCACCTGTACTCGCGCACCCGGCTGTTCGCGGACGGCTTCGCCACCGCGCTGCAGGACGCCGCCACGGTCGTCGTGCTCGACGTCTACGGCGCGCGCGAGGAGCCGGAGCCCGGCGTGAGCGGCGACCTCGTCGCCTCGCGCGTCGACGGCGGCCGCTTCGAGCCGGACCGCGAGGAGGCGGTGGCGGCCGTTGCGCGCGCGGCGCGGCGGGGGGACCTCGTGCTCACCCTCGGCGCGGGCGACGTCACCGAGCTCGGGCCGCTCGTCGTCGAGGCGCTGCGACGGCGGCAGGCGTGA
- the ftsZ gene encoding cell division protein FtsZ: protein MAAPQNYLAVIKVVGIGGGGVNAINRMIEVGLRGVEFIAVNTDAQALLMSDADVKLDVGRDLTRGLGAGADPEVGKKAAEDHAEELEEVLRGADMVFVTAGEGGGTGTGGAPVVAKIARSLGALTIGVVTRPFTFEGRRRALSAENGIAALQAEVDTLITIPNDRLLSISDRGVSVLDAFRSADQVLLSGVQGITDLITTPGLINLDFADVKSVMQGAGTALMGIGSARGEDRAVCAAEMAISSPLLEASVDGAQGVLLSIQGGSDLGLFEINEAARLVQEAAHAEANIIFGAVIDDALGDEVRVTVIAAGFDEKEAAARGEVPGAAARPAVGAPPQARPQPQATPDRQPAAAQPGQNGQNGQPGHHGQGGQSSQGGQQPGGRPFGDDAGRRPEPRPTTEQPAYTGGQAYAGSQATYAPDMARPAQQPQPGHPGAGAHEPVPAPTRAPEPVGVGAGRPAYQSPEGAQRRRPGFLDDDDLDVPDFVKPSQ, encoded by the coding sequence ATGGCCGCACCGCAGAACTACCTGGCCGTCATCAAGGTCGTCGGCATCGGCGGCGGCGGGGTCAACGCGATCAACCGCATGATCGAGGTGGGGCTGCGCGGCGTCGAGTTCATCGCGGTCAACACCGACGCGCAGGCGCTGCTCATGAGCGACGCCGACGTCAAGCTCGACGTCGGCCGCGACCTCACCCGCGGCCTCGGCGCCGGCGCCGACCCCGAGGTCGGCAAGAAGGCGGCGGAGGACCACGCCGAGGAGCTCGAGGAGGTGCTCCGCGGCGCGGACATGGTCTTCGTCACCGCCGGCGAGGGCGGCGGCACCGGCACGGGCGGTGCCCCGGTCGTCGCGAAGATCGCCCGCTCGCTGGGCGCCCTCACCATCGGCGTCGTCACGCGGCCCTTCACCTTCGAGGGCCGTCGTCGCGCGCTGAGCGCCGAGAACGGCATCGCGGCGCTGCAGGCCGAGGTCGACACCCTCATCACGATCCCCAACGACCGGCTGCTGTCGATCAGCGACCGCGGCGTCAGCGTGCTCGACGCGTTCCGCTCCGCCGACCAGGTCCTGCTGTCCGGCGTGCAGGGCATCACCGACCTCATCACGACCCCGGGCCTCATCAACCTCGACTTCGCCGACGTCAAGAGCGTCATGCAGGGCGCGGGCACCGCGCTCATGGGCATCGGCTCCGCCCGCGGCGAGGACCGTGCGGTGTGCGCGGCCGAGATGGCGATCTCCTCCCCGCTGCTGGAGGCGAGCGTCGACGGCGCCCAGGGCGTGCTGCTGTCGATCCAGGGCGGCTCCGACCTCGGGCTGTTCGAGATCAACGAGGCCGCGCGCCTCGTGCAGGAGGCCGCCCACGCCGAGGCGAACATCATCTTCGGTGCGGTCATCGACGACGCCCTCGGCGACGAGGTGCGGGTCACCGTCATCGCGGCGGGCTTCGACGAGAAGGAGGCCGCCGCCCGAGGCGAGGTGCCGGGCGCCGCTGCGCGACCGGCCGTCGGCGCCCCGCCGCAGGCCCGCCCCCAGCCGCAGGCCACCCCGGACCGTCAGCCGGCCGCGGCCCAGCCCGGCCAGAACGGCCAGAACGGCCAGCCGGGGCACCACGGCCAGGGCGGCCAGAGCAGCCAGGGCGGCCAGCAGCCCGGTGGTCGTCCCTTCGGTGACGACGCCGGCCGGCGTCCCGAGCCGCGGCCGACGACCGAGCAGCCCGCCTACACCGGGGGGCAGGCCTACGCCGGCTCCCAGGCGACTTACGCGCCCGACATGGCCCGCCCCGCCCAGCAGCCGCAGCCCGGTCACCCCGGGGCCGGCGCGCACGAGCCTGTCCCCGCGCCCACGCGGGCGCCGGAGCCGGTGGGCGTGGGCGCCGGGCGCCCCGCGTACCAGTCGCCCGAGGGTGCGCAGCGCCGCCGGCCCGGCTTCCTCGACGACGACGACCTCGACGTCCCGGACTTCGTCAAGCCGTCGCAGTGA
- a CDS encoding YggT family protein: protein MGVVFQVLAFVVFLYLVLLFARLVVGWVQVFSRDWRPSGPLVVALEVVYSATDPPLNALRRVIPPLTIGSIRLDLGFMILFIVVVVLYQVLAGLGRSL from the coding sequence GTGGGCGTCGTCTTCCAGGTACTCGCGTTCGTCGTGTTCCTGTACCTCGTGCTCCTGTTCGCCCGCCTCGTCGTCGGCTGGGTCCAGGTGTTCTCCCGCGACTGGCGGCCGTCCGGCCCGCTCGTCGTGGCCCTCGAGGTCGTCTACTCCGCGACGGACCCGCCGCTCAACGCCCTGCGCCGGGTCATCCCGCCGCTCACCATCGGCTCGATCCGCCTCGACCTCGGGTTCATGATCCTCTTCATCGTGGTCGTCGTGCTCTACCAGGTGCTCGCGGGGCTCGGCCGGTCGCTGTGA
- a CDS encoding cell division protein SepF — MGALRKTLVYLGLAEDEQYDDYEVDEVEQEPDRRPERVERGRVPEARGATVTHLPSAVRAAGDLQRITAVHPRTYNDAKLIGEHFREGVPVIMNLSDMTDVEAKRLVDFAAGLVFGLHGAVERVTNKVFLLSPSAVEVTNEKHEVTAGAGLFNQS, encoded by the coding sequence ATGGGCGCACTACGCAAGACCTTGGTGTACCTCGGCCTCGCCGAGGACGAGCAGTACGACGACTACGAGGTGGACGAGGTCGAGCAGGAGCCCGACCGCCGCCCCGAGCGCGTCGAGCGCGGCCGGGTCCCCGAGGCGAGGGGTGCCACCGTGACGCACCTCCCGAGCGCGGTCCGGGCCGCCGGCGACCTGCAGCGCATCACCGCCGTCCACCCGCGCACGTACAACGACGCGAAGCTCATCGGCGAGCACTTCCGCGAGGGCGTGCCGGTCATCATGAACCTGTCGGACATGACCGACGTCGAGGCGAAGCGGCTCGTCGACTTCGCGGCCGGTCTCGTCTTCGGCCTGCACGGCGCCGTGGAGCGGGTGACGAACAAGGTGTTCCTGCTCTCGCCCTCCGCCGTCGAGGTGACGAACGAGAAGCACGAGGTCACCGCCGGCGCCGGACTGTTCAACCAGTCCTGA
- a CDS encoding RluA family pseudouridine synthase, translating to MSTRALPVPDGLEGERVDAGVARLLGLSRTRAAELVAAGGVTLDSRPAAKSDRLVAGAWLEVSLPDETAAPDVAAEPVEGMRVVLDDEDVVVVDKPVGVAAHPSPGWTGPTVVGGLAAAGYRVSTSGAAERQGVVHRLDVGTSGLMAVAKSERAYTSLKDQFRTRTVDKTYHSVVQGHPDPSSGTVDAPVGRHPSHSYRWAVVADGKPSVTHYDTLEAFPAASLLEIHLETGRTHQIRVHMSALRHPCVGDLTYGADPTLAARLGLERQWLHAVGLAFDHPGTGERVHLRSEYPDDLAEALRRLRP from the coding sequence GTGAGCACGCGGGCGCTGCCGGTCCCGGACGGCCTGGAGGGGGAGCGGGTCGACGCGGGCGTGGCCCGCCTGCTCGGGCTGTCGCGCACGCGCGCCGCCGAGCTCGTCGCCGCGGGCGGGGTGACGCTCGACTCCCGGCCCGCCGCGAAGTCCGACCGGCTCGTGGCCGGGGCCTGGCTCGAGGTGTCGCTGCCCGACGAGACTGCGGCCCCGGACGTCGCCGCCGAGCCCGTCGAGGGCATGCGGGTCGTCCTCGACGACGAGGACGTCGTCGTCGTCGACAAGCCCGTCGGGGTCGCGGCCCACCCGTCCCCGGGCTGGACCGGCCCGACGGTCGTCGGGGGGCTCGCCGCGGCCGGCTACCGGGTGAGCACGAGCGGCGCGGCGGAGCGGCAGGGTGTCGTGCACCGCCTCGACGTCGGCACGTCCGGCCTCATGGCCGTGGCGAAGAGCGAGCGGGCGTACACCTCGCTCAAGGACCAGTTCCGCACCCGCACCGTCGACAAGACGTACCACTCGGTCGTGCAGGGCCACCCCGACCCCTCCAGCGGGACGGTCGACGCGCCCGTCGGCCGGCACCCGTCGCACTCCTACCGCTGGGCCGTCGTCGCCGACGGCAAGCCGAGCGTCACCCACTACGACACCCTCGAGGCGTTCCCCGCCGCCTCGCTGCTCGAGATCCACCTCGAGACCGGGCGCACCCACCAGATCCGGGTCCACATGTCCGCGCTGCGGCACCCGTGCGTCGGCGACCTCACGTACGGCGCCGACCCCACGCTCGCCGCCCGCCTCGGCCTGGAGCGGCAGTGGCTGCACGCCGTCGGGCTCGCCTTCGACCACCCGGGGACCGGCGAGCGCGTCCACCTCCGCTCGGAGTACCCCGACGACCTCGCCGAGGCCCTCCGCCGCCTGCGCCCCTGA
- a CDS encoding YggS family pyridoxal phosphate-dependent enzyme: MSDPGGTTSGRDERRAELVQGLGRVRARIADACAAVGRAPTDLTLVVVTKTYPASDVALLAGLGVRDVGEARLPELRDKHAALTEEAPAAGRVPLRWHAIGRLQRNKARATARLADVVHSVDDPRLVPLLSDGAGETGLGCFVQVSLDGDPGRGGVVAEDVPALCDAVAGAERLRLLGLMAVAPLGQDPSAAFARLRDLGEQVRADHPAATALSAGMSGDLEQAVANGATHLRVGAAVLGQRPPLG; encoded by the coding sequence GTGAGCGACCCGGGCGGGACCACATCCGGGCGGGACGAGCGCCGGGCCGAGCTCGTGCAGGGGCTCGGACGGGTGCGGGCCCGCATCGCCGACGCGTGCGCCGCGGTCGGCCGGGCCCCGACCGACCTCACGCTCGTCGTCGTCACCAAGACGTACCCCGCCAGCGACGTCGCGCTCCTGGCCGGCCTCGGCGTGCGAGACGTCGGCGAGGCGCGCCTGCCCGAGCTGCGCGACAAGCACGCCGCGCTCACCGAGGAGGCGCCGGCGGCCGGCCGGGTGCCGCTGCGCTGGCACGCCATCGGCCGCCTGCAGCGCAACAAGGCGCGTGCGACCGCGCGGCTCGCCGACGTCGTGCACTCCGTCGACGACCCCCGCCTGGTCCCGCTGCTGTCCGACGGGGCGGGGGAGACGGGGCTCGGCTGCTTCGTGCAGGTGAGCCTCGACGGCGACCCCGGGCGGGGTGGGGTGGTCGCCGAGGACGTCCCCGCCCTGTGCGACGCCGTCGCGGGTGCGGAGCGGCTGCGGCTGCTCGGGCTCATGGCGGTCGCTCCGCTCGGGCAGGACCCGTCGGCGGCCTTCGCCCGGCTGCGGGATCTCGGCGAGCAGGTCCGCGCCGACCACCCGGCGGCGACGGCACTCAGCGCGGGCATGAGCGGCGACCTCGAGCAGGCCGTCGCGAACGGCGCGACACACCTGCGTGTCGGGGCCGCGGTCCTCGGGCAGCGGCCACCGCTCGGCTAG
- the lspA gene encoding signal peptidase II, with the protein MGAAAAAVVVVLDQVTKLLAERGLEPGERVDVLGYLFGLRLYYNPGAAFSLGTSATPLLTVFATAASVAMVVALVRTTRPAWGLAVGVLLGGALGNLTDRLLRPPGFARGEVVDFFQLPSFPIFNVADVGVVTGAALVVLLSLRDVPFRDGEGSGDGEGAGDGDGAADRGGAHVQDGSGDADGPSVEPSTAPREP; encoded by the coding sequence GTGGGCGCGGCCGCGGCTGCTGTCGTCGTCGTCCTCGACCAGGTCACCAAGCTCCTGGCCGAGCGCGGGCTCGAGCCGGGCGAGCGCGTCGACGTGCTCGGGTACCTGTTCGGGCTGCGGCTGTACTACAACCCCGGCGCGGCGTTCAGCCTCGGCACGAGCGCGACGCCGCTGCTGACGGTCTTCGCGACCGCGGCCTCGGTCGCGATGGTCGTCGCGCTGGTCCGCACGACCCGGCCGGCGTGGGGGCTGGCGGTGGGGGTGCTGCTCGGCGGAGCGCTCGGGAACCTCACCGACCGGCTGCTCCGTCCGCCCGGCTTCGCCCGGGGCGAGGTCGTCGACTTCTTCCAGCTGCCGAGCTTCCCCATCTTCAACGTCGCCGACGTCGGGGTGGTGACGGGCGCCGCGCTCGTCGTGCTCCTGTCGCTGCGCGACGTGCCGTTCCGCGACGGCGAGGGGAGCGGTGACGGCGAGGGCGCCGGTGACGGCGACGGCGCTGCGGACCGCGGCGGGGCGCACGTCCAGGACGGGTCGGGGGACGCGGACGGGCCGTCGGTCGAGCCGTCGACCGCACCCCGCGAGCCGTGA
- a CDS encoding DivIVA domain-containing protein has product MPLTADDVVQKRFNPTKFREGYDQDEVDDFLDEVVAELRRLNEENEDLRRQLSQCEGRVSELSRGGSSDTGQSAPVAASDDAPAPVAAAAPAPVSSPAAGNGDQGDVSGMLALAQRLHDEHVRNGEQERDRLVSEAQETATRLVREAEEKQAQTLGSLEQERALLERKIDELRGFERDYRSRLKSYLENQLRELDNKGQVVPGRTPGSRDDAAAAGGGFPFGGQS; this is encoded by the coding sequence ATGCCGTTGACCGCAGACGACGTGGTCCAGAAGCGGTTCAACCCCACGAAGTTCCGCGAGGGCTACGACCAGGACGAGGTCGACGACTTCCTCGACGAGGTGGTCGCGGAGCTGCGGCGCCTCAACGAGGAGAACGAGGACCTCCGGCGCCAGCTCTCGCAGTGCGAGGGTCGGGTCTCCGAGCTGTCGCGCGGCGGGTCCTCCGACACCGGCCAGAGCGCGCCCGTGGCCGCCTCCGACGACGCGCCGGCGCCCGTGGCCGCCGCCGCGCCCGCCCCGGTCTCGTCCCCCGCCGCCGGCAACGGCGACCAGGGCGACGTGTCGGGCATGCTCGCCCTCGCCCAGCGCCTGCACGACGAGCACGTGCGCAACGGCGAGCAGGAGCGCGACCGCCTCGTCAGCGAGGCGCAGGAGACCGCCACCCGCCTCGTGCGCGAGGCCGAGGAGAAGCAGGCGCAGACCCTCGGCAGCCTCGAGCAGGAGCGCGCGCTGCTCGAGCGGAAGATCGACGAGCTGCGCGGCTTCGAGCGCGACTACCGCAGCCGTCTCAAGAGCTACCTCGAGAACCAGCTCCGCGAGCTCGACAACAAGGGCCAGGTCGTGCCGGGGCGCACGCCGGGCTCCCGCGACGACGCCGCCGCCGCCGGCGGCGGGTTCCCGTTCGGCGGTCAGAGCTGA